One Dehalococcoidia bacterium DNA segment encodes these proteins:
- the prfA gene encoding peptide chain release factor 1, which yields MWERLEELVRRYEQLTAEMARPEVASDFARYQELAKEQSQLEGTVALYRRYQEAVRGLADARAALESDDEELRELARDEIAELEPRVEQLTQDLRIALLPKDPRDEKNVILEVRGAEGGEEAALFAADLFRMYTRYAERHGWKSELLSSTLSDMGGFKEAVCEIRGRGAYSRLKYESGGHRVQRVPTTEAKGRIHTSLATVAVLPEAEEVDLHIDLKDVREDVYHSGGAGGQNVNKVATAIRLTHFPSGIVVTCQDERSQLQNRVKAWNLLRSRLLDLEVRKQEQELTDTRRSQLGSGERSDKIRTYNFPQDRLTDHRIPLTVHNLPAILDGQIDEIIDAVTIWDQQRRFAESIAAAD from the coding sequence ATGTGGGAACGACTCGAAGAGCTGGTGCGGCGCTACGAGCAACTGACGGCCGAGATGGCGCGGCCGGAAGTCGCCTCCGACTTCGCGCGCTACCAGGAGCTGGCGAAGGAGCAGTCGCAGCTCGAAGGCACCGTGGCGCTGTACCGGCGCTATCAAGAGGCCGTGCGCGGCCTGGCCGACGCCCGCGCCGCGCTCGAAAGCGATGACGAGGAGCTGCGCGAGCTGGCACGCGACGAGATCGCCGAGCTTGAGCCGCGCGTTGAGCAATTGACGCAGGACCTGCGCATCGCCCTGCTGCCCAAAGACCCGCGCGACGAGAAGAACGTGATTCTCGAGGTGCGCGGCGCCGAGGGCGGCGAGGAGGCGGCGCTCTTCGCCGCCGATCTCTTCCGCATGTACACGCGTTACGCCGAGCGCCACGGCTGGAAGAGCGAGCTGCTTTCCAGCACGCTCAGCGACATGGGCGGGTTCAAAGAGGCCGTCTGCGAGATCCGCGGCCGGGGCGCCTACTCGCGCCTGAAGTACGAGAGCGGCGGCCACCGCGTGCAGCGCGTGCCCACGACCGAGGCGAAGGGCCGCATTCACACCTCGCTGGCCACGGTCGCCGTGCTGCCTGAGGCGGAAGAGGTCGATTTACACATCGACCTGAAGGATGTGCGCGAGGACGTGTACCACAGCGGCGGCGCCGGCGGCCAGAACGTGAACAAGGTCGCGACCGCGATCCGGCTCACGCACTTTCCCTCGGGCATCGTCGTCACCTGCCAGGACGAGCGTTCGCAACTGCAAAACCGGGTGAAGGCTTGGAACCTGCTCCGCTCGCGCCTGCTGGACCTTGAGGTGCGCAAGCAGGAGCAGGAGCTGACGGACACGCGCCGCTCGCAGCTTGGCTCCGGCGAGCGCTCCGACAAGATCCGCACCTACAACTTTCCGCAAGACCGGCTCACCGACCACCGCATCCCGCTCACCGTCCACAACCTGCCGGCGATCCTGGACGGCCAGATCGACGAGATCATCGACGCGGTGACGATCTGGGATCAGCAACGCCGCTTCGCCGAAAGCATCGCGGCGGCCGACTGA
- the prmC gene encoding peptide chain release factor N(5)-glutamine methyltransferase — protein sequence MQRAVVQLRAAGIEEPRLEAELLLRHVLGLDKTCFYLRLPEALGAEQYDRFIDLLDQRLKRRPLAYITGHREFYDLDLHVAPGVLIPRPETELLVERCLAIGRRLVGERPVTFVDVGTGSGAIALAVAKHLPQIEVLATDDSPAALAVAAYNARRLRLAARVRFVQGDLLAPVPCRVDLIAANLPYIPTAVLATLAPEVRDHEPRTALDGGADGLDQIRRLIGQLPGRLRAGGAALLEIDPGQAEAVTELAAQIGAAATIEPDLAGRSRLAVIEL from the coding sequence ATGCAGCGGGCCGTGGTACAGTTGCGCGCCGCCGGAATCGAGGAGCCGCGGCTTGAAGCGGAGCTGCTGCTGCGCCACGTGCTCGGGCTAGACAAGACCTGCTTCTACCTGCGCCTGCCCGAGGCGCTCGGCGCCGAGCAGTACGATCGCTTCATCGATCTGCTCGATCAGCGGCTGAAGCGCCGGCCGCTGGCATACATCACCGGCCACCGCGAGTTCTACGATCTGGACCTGCACGTCGCGCCGGGCGTGCTGATCCCTCGGCCGGAGACCGAGTTGCTGGTCGAGCGCTGCCTGGCGATCGGCCGGCGCCTGGTCGGCGAACGGCCCGTGACGTTCGTGGATGTGGGCACGGGCAGCGGTGCGATCGCCCTGGCCGTGGCGAAGCACCTGCCGCAGATCGAGGTGCTGGCGACCGACGATTCGCCCGCTGCGCTCGCCGTCGCGGCCTACAACGCGCGGCGGTTGCGGCTGGCGGCGCGTGTACGCTTTGTACAAGGAGACTTGCTGGCTCCGGTGCCGTGCCGGGTGGATCTGATCGCCGCCAATTTGCCGTATATCCCCACGGCCGTGCTGGCCACGCTGGCGCCAGAAGTCCGCGACCACGAGCCGCGCACCGCGCTGGATGGCGGCGCCGATGGGCTGGATCAGATCCGCCGGCTGATTGGGCAGCTGCCGGGCCGGCTGCGCGCCGGCGGCGCCGCGCTGCTGGAGATCGACCCCGGCCAGGCGGAAGCAGTCACCGAGCTTGCCGCCCAGATTGGCGCGGCCGCCACGATCGAGCCCGACCTCGCCGGGCGCAGCCGCCTCGCCGTCATAGAATTGTAG
- a CDS encoding helix-turn-helix domain-containing protein codes for MAERHGERRQWGLLSSHGQVLVYVMAHPDVTVRGLAQALNFSERRIMGVLRDLEEAGMLHRERRGRQNRYLVNEQAAIRAPEADNLSLRHLLSVLVPRERREPAS; via the coding sequence GTGGCGGAACGGCACGGCGAACGCCGGCAATGGGGTCTGCTCTCCAGTCACGGCCAGGTGCTGGTCTACGTGATGGCACACCCGGATGTCACGGTGCGCGGCCTAGCACAGGCGCTGAACTTCTCCGAGCGGCGAATCATGGGTGTGCTACGTGACCTCGAAGAGGCCGGCATGCTGCACCGCGAGCGCCGTGGCCGCCAGAACCGTTACCTGGTGAACGAGCAGGCCGCGATTCGTGCGCCGGAGGCGGACAATCTCTCGCTGCGACACCTGCTCAGCGTGTTGGTGCCGCGGGAACGCCGCGAGCCGGCAAGCTGA
- a CDS encoding class I SAM-dependent methyltransferase, with protein sequence MITSASSHAQAADYAEFVLPLTNQFFSAFFKLAAVQPGERVLDLACGPGETTIEAAMRAGPGGEVVGVDISGEFTALAQRRAVEAGLRTVRFETLDAGDLSALASSYWDLVICHLGIAEFADARAALAEMLRVLRPVGRAAFSTWGEALRSPWLAIPFDAVHAVLPARPAAVSARPFRYGEPGALSRLLSEAEYQDVTPDRVSASLEYESADQYWQTVERGLAYAGSPLAGLDPEQLARVRETAAPTLRRWQHPRSGRLHLPAQAFVCVAVK encoded by the coding sequence ATGATCACGTCAGCCAGCAGTCATGCCCAGGCAGCGGACTATGCCGAGTTCGTGTTGCCGCTCACCAACCAGTTCTTCAGCGCGTTCTTCAAGCTGGCCGCCGTGCAGCCCGGCGAGCGCGTGCTCGACCTCGCCTGCGGCCCCGGCGAGACGACGATCGAGGCGGCCATGCGCGCGGGGCCTGGCGGCGAGGTCGTCGGCGTCGATATCTCCGGCGAGTTCACCGCGCTGGCCCAACGCCGCGCCGTGGAAGCCGGGCTGCGCACGGTGCGCTTCGAGACGCTGGATGCGGGCGACCTGAGCGCGCTGGCGTCGTCGTATTGGGATCTCGTGATCTGCCACCTGGGCATCGCGGAGTTCGCCGACGCGCGGGCGGCGCTTGCCGAGATGCTGCGCGTCTTGCGGCCAGTGGGTCGCGCGGCCTTCTCGACCTGGGGCGAGGCGCTGCGCAGCCCCTGGCTGGCGATCCCCTTCGACGCGGTGCACGCGGTGCTCCCGGCACGGCCGGCCGCGGTGAGCGCGCGGCCGTTCCGCTACGGTGAACCGGGGGCGCTTTCGCGGCTGCTTTCTGAGGCCGAGTACCAGGACGTCACGCCGGACCGGGTCTCCGCGTCGCTCGAATACGAGTCGGCCGATCAGTACTGGCAGACCGTCGAGCGCGGACTGGCCTACGCCGGCTCGCCGCTCGCCGGCTTGGACCCGGAGCAGCTTGCCAGGGTGCGCGAGACAGCCGCGCCCACGCTGCGCCGCTGGCAGCACCCGCGCAGCGGGCGGTTGCACCTGCCCGCGCAGGCATTCGTTTGCGTCGCGGTCAAATAG
- a CDS encoding amidase: protein MQATDLSGLTIARAAELIRSREVSPVDLADEYLARIGRLNPAVNAYVAVTAERARADARRAAEEIAAGNYRGPLHGVPIALKDLYDTAGIETAGGAKFLRGRVPAQDSTPARKLREAGSVLLGKLNTHELAYGVTTNNPHFGATHNPWKLDHIPGGSSGGSGAAIAAGMAVATLGTDTGGSIRIPASLCGCVGLKPTYGRASKAGVLPLSYLLDHPGPIVQSVEDAAIVLGAIAGYDPDDPATVPVPVIDYTAELRAGVGGLRVGVLRSYFFERLDDEVRAAVEAAIATLRGLGAEPRDVEIPGIQEAVASLFGIVLVEAQAIHAEPLASRPADFGPDVGAILSQPTPPTAAVAAALRAKDVLSVAMRRELETVDLLLTPTTPLPAIPIGQETVKYGGVEEPAIAAFVRCTGPFNASGLPALSLPCGFTRAGLPIGLQLAGRPFDEATVLRAGHAYEQATEWHRRRPAIGVGG, encoded by the coding sequence ATGCAGGCAACCGACCTTTCCGGACTGACGATTGCCCGCGCGGCCGAACTGATTCGCTCACGCGAGGTTTCGCCCGTAGATCTTGCCGACGAATACCTGGCGCGAATCGGGCGGCTCAATCCGGCAGTCAACGCCTACGTCGCGGTTACGGCGGAACGCGCCCGTGCAGACGCCCGCCGCGCCGCCGAGGAGATCGCCGCGGGCAACTACCGCGGCCCGCTGCACGGCGTGCCGATCGCCCTCAAAGATCTTTACGACACGGCCGGCATCGAGACGGCGGGCGGTGCGAAGTTCCTGCGCGGCCGCGTGCCGGCGCAGGACAGCACCCCCGCCCGCAAGTTGCGCGAGGCCGGCTCGGTGCTGCTCGGCAAGCTCAATACGCACGAATTGGCCTACGGTGTGACGACGAACAACCCGCACTTCGGCGCCACACACAATCCGTGGAAGCTGGACCACATCCCGGGCGGCTCCAGCGGCGGCTCGGGCGCGGCGATCGCGGCCGGCATGGCCGTCGCCACGCTGGGCACCGATACGGGCGGCAGCATTCGCATCCCCGCCTCGCTCTGCGGCTGTGTCGGCCTCAAGCCAACCTACGGCCGCGCCAGCAAGGCGGGCGTGCTGCCGCTCTCATACCTGCTCGACCACCCCGGCCCGATCGTGCAATCCGTCGAAGACGCCGCGATCGTGCTCGGCGCGATCGCGGGCTACGATCCCGACGATCCGGCGACCGTGCCCGTCCCGGTGATCGACTACACCGCGGAGTTGCGCGCTGGCGTGGGTGGCCTGCGCGTCGGCGTGCTGCGCTCGTACTTCTTCGAGCGCCTCGACGACGAGGTGCGGGCCGCGGTCGAGGCCGCGATCGCCACGCTCCGCGGCCTCGGCGCCGAGCCGCGAGACGTCGAGATTCCCGGCATTCAAGAAGCGGTCGCCTCGCTGTTCGGGATCGTGCTGGTCGAGGCGCAGGCGATCCATGCCGAACCGCTGGCCTCGCGCCCCGCTGACTTCGGCCCGGACGTGGGCGCGATCCTCTCACAGCCGACACCGCCGACCGCGGCGGTCGCCGCGGCGCTGCGGGCGAAGGACGTGCTGAGCGTGGCGATGCGGCGTGAGCTCGAGACCGTCGATCTGCTGCTCACGCCCACGACGCCGCTGCCGGCGATCCCCATCGGCCAGGAGACGGTCAAGTACGGCGGCGTTGAGGAGCCGGCGATTGCGGCGTTCGTGCGCTGCACCGGGCCGTTCAACGCCAGCGGCCTGCCCGCGCTCTCGCTGCCCTGCGGCTTCACCCGCGCCGGGCTGCCGATCGGTCTGCAGCTCGCCGGCCGCCCGTTCGATGAAGCGACGGTGCTGCGCGCCGGTCACGCCTACGAGCAGGCGACCGAGTGGCACCGGCGGCGGCCGGCAATCGGGGTGGGCGGCTAG